One Streptomyces sp. NBC_01217 genomic region harbors:
- a CDS encoding LysR family transcriptional regulator — MYDPTRLAALVAVAEAGSITRAAARLGYTAPALSQQIAKLERESGAALLVRHHRGARLTAAGELLLGRARRILDEMDLARHELARLSGLSGGRLRVGTFTTAGIHLLPPVLSAFRRAHPDVELAVAEYEPPDGVTAVAEGEVDLALTHVYEPAAAAAWPSGVFAEPLLVEELVLITAVGQMLAEGTGRLPVTELAGRPLISSAPRHPPRRGVEQALAEAGATPAVVCESPGYALVCALVSAGIGVAVVPEMVAAMSSTPLSVRRLEPASYRRTISMVHRGDRASAAAATLQALLRSGFGRAGSAQRSSGEAG; from the coding sequence ATGTACGACCCGACACGGCTCGCGGCGCTCGTGGCGGTCGCCGAGGCCGGATCGATCACCCGGGCCGCCGCCCGCCTCGGCTACACCGCACCGGCGCTCTCCCAGCAGATCGCCAAGCTGGAGCGGGAGTCGGGCGCCGCACTGCTGGTGCGCCATCACAGGGGGGCCCGCCTCACGGCCGCGGGCGAGCTGCTGCTGGGACGCGCCCGGCGGATCCTTGACGAGATGGACCTGGCCCGCCATGAGCTGGCCCGGCTCTCCGGGCTCTCCGGCGGGCGCCTGAGGGTCGGCACGTTCACCACTGCGGGCATCCATCTGCTGCCGCCGGTGCTGAGCGCGTTTCGCCGCGCCCATCCGGATGTGGAGCTGGCGGTCGCCGAGTACGAGCCGCCGGACGGGGTGACGGCAGTGGCCGAGGGCGAGGTCGACCTCGCACTGACCCATGTGTACGAGCCGGCGGCCGCGGCGGCCTGGCCCTCCGGGGTGTTCGCCGAACCGCTGCTGGTCGAGGAGCTGGTGCTGATCACGGCGGTCGGTCAGATGCTGGCCGAGGGGACCGGGAGACTGCCGGTGACGGAGCTTGCGGGGCGGCCTCTGATCAGCAGCGCGCCGAGGCATCCGCCGCGTCGTGGGGTGGAGCAGGCGCTGGCCGAGGCGGGGGCGACCCCTGCCGTGGTCTGCGAGTCGCCCGGTTATGCGCTGGTGTGTGCGCTGGTCAGCGCGGGCATCGGAGTGGCGGTCGTGCCGGAGATGGTTGCCGCGATGTCGTCGACGCCGCTGTCCGTGCGGCGACTGGAACCCGCTTCGTACCGGCGGACGATCTCGATGGTGCACCGCGGAGACCGGGCGAGCGCCGCCGCCGCGACACTCCAGGCGCTGTTGCGCAGTGGTTTCGGGCGGGCGGGCTCGGCTCAGCGGTCGAGCGGTGAGGCGGGGTGA
- a CDS encoding DUF397 domain-containing protein — protein MPDCLAQHELRWRRSSRSTGMNNCVETSPFGDGRLAVRDSKDVSRPPLRFSAAAWTSFVSGLHRAPVS, from the coding sequence ATGCCGGATTGCCTCGCACAGCACGAGTTACGGTGGCGGCGCAGCAGCCGAAGCACGGGTATGAACAACTGCGTGGAGACCTCGCCGTTCGGTGACGGGCGGCTGGCCGTGCGGGACTCCAAGGACGTGTCCAGGCCACCCCTGCGGTTCTCCGCGGCGGCCTGGACATCCTTCGTCTCCGGTCTGCACCGGGCTCCGGTCAGCTGA
- a CDS encoding helix-turn-helix domain-containing protein, with protein MHHGPAVRRRKLGEELRSLRHASELTSRDAARMLGWHQSKVSRIETGVSGVRPADVTRLLDAYGVDDTQLRALLATLAGSAGGGGTGWWHAYRGLIPPQYRDFISLESQARTARTLETSVVPGLLQTADYARAVTRASLDGLPAGQLDSLVEVRLARQGVLRTDPPLRLSAVLDEAVLRREVGGRRVMRDQLRHLTRVAQLPHVELQLLPFSVGGHAGLTGPFVIFSFPNTSDLDVVVLDHLTSSLYLERKEDLEAYSSAFHTMQAHALSPQHSLDLIAAIDRDGR; from the coding sequence ATGCACCACGGCCCTGCGGTACGGCGCCGCAAGCTCGGGGAGGAGCTGCGGAGTCTGCGCCATGCGTCGGAACTGACCAGTCGGGACGCCGCGCGGATGCTCGGCTGGCATCAGTCGAAGGTGAGCCGGATCGAGACCGGTGTCAGTGGGGTGCGGCCGGCCGATGTCACCCGGCTGCTGGACGCGTACGGCGTGGACGACACGCAGTTGCGGGCGCTCCTGGCGACGCTGGCGGGCTCGGCGGGCGGTGGCGGCACCGGATGGTGGCATGCCTATCGCGGTCTGATCCCGCCGCAGTACCGCGACTTCATCAGTCTGGAGTCCCAGGCGCGGACCGCACGGACCCTGGAGACCTCGGTGGTGCCGGGGCTCCTGCAGACGGCCGATTACGCGCGTGCGGTGACCCGGGCATCGCTGGACGGGCTGCCCGCGGGCCAGTTGGACTCCCTGGTGGAGGTGCGGCTCGCCCGGCAGGGGGTGCTGCGGACCGATCCGCCGCTGCGGCTCAGTGCGGTGCTCGACGAGGCGGTGCTGCGGCGTGAGGTCGGCGGGCGCCGGGTGATGAGGGACCAGCTGCGCCATCTGACCCGTGTGGCTCAACTACCCCACGTGGAACTCCAGTTGTTGCCGTTCTCGGTCGGTGGCCACGCCGGCCTCACCGGACCTTTCGTTATCTTCTCATTTCCGAACACTTCTGATCTGGACGTGGTGGTTCTCGACCATTTGACGAGTAGCCTCTATCTGGAGCGGAAAGAAGACCTTGAGGCGTACAGCTCGGCCTTCCACACGATGCAGGCACACGCGCTGTCGCCGCAGCACTCGTTGGATCTCATCGCCGCGATCGACCGCGACGGCCGGTGA